One genomic segment of Alphaproteobacteria bacterium includes these proteins:
- the glyS gene encoding glycine--tRNA ligase subunit beta, whose product MSELLLELFSEEIPARMQRHAAESLKTRLNEGLKEAKLSASSILTYVTPRRLTAVIEGLPSELQATNSEKRGPRVGAPQQALEGFCRGAGCTTEDLEERDGYYFAVIRSEGGAVAPIIQGVIEKILADFHWPKTMRWGAHHLSWVRPLQSILCLFDGKVVPVEFGHLIANNTTKGHRFLSDNLPITIHNSEEYFAKLRKAHVIVDQDERRSIIESTSADLAKKRELTVKRDPALLDEVTGLVEWPVPLMGGFESRYLALPQEVPTTVMRSHQKYFALTDAAGELASQFITVSNLAANDDGKAIIAGNERVLRARLADGQFFWDQDLKRPLAEWCTGLNDMVFHAKLGSVADKADRIRSLATFLAVFVPHAGLQDVDRAAALCKADLTTGMVGEFPELQGLMGKYYALAQNEKPEVAAAIEDHYAPQGPSDDCPTAPVSVTIALADKMDTLVGLFAIGEKPTGSKDPYALRRAALGVIRLILENHLRIPVEVMIDKAVAKYPRAFYKQTAKEESAASGKRTRAGKLRSAIADELLDFFSGRLKVMLRDQGIAHDRIEAVFNDGDEDDIYRLVNRVTALDNFLKTDDGANLLAAYKRATNIVRIEEEKSDNRYDGHVDKRNLEQDEEKLLYTQLERVTPMVEKLLKKEEYAAAMAAIAELRAPVDAFFEKVTVNAEDKTLRANRLRLLGSIRSLLDDIANFSLIEG is encoded by the coding sequence ATGTCTGAACTGCTCCTTGAATTATTTTCTGAAGAAATTCCCGCACGTATGCAACGCCATGCGGCTGAGAGCCTGAAAACCCGACTGAATGAAGGGTTAAAAGAAGCAAAACTAAGCGCAAGCAGTATACTCACCTACGTTACCCCACGTCGTCTGACGGCGGTAATCGAAGGTTTGCCAAGCGAATTGCAAGCTACAAACTCTGAAAAGCGGGGGCCACGGGTAGGAGCGCCTCAACAAGCACTTGAAGGATTTTGTCGTGGTGCTGGCTGCACAACCGAAGATTTAGAAGAGCGCGATGGCTATTACTTTGCTGTGATTCGCAGCGAAGGTGGTGCCGTGGCTCCTATCATACAAGGCGTTATCGAAAAAATACTCGCGGATTTCCATTGGCCAAAAACAATGCGCTGGGGTGCGCATCATCTTAGCTGGGTACGCCCGTTACAAAGCATTCTATGCCTGTTTGATGGAAAAGTCGTGCCCGTGGAGTTTGGGCATTTGATTGCGAATAACACGACCAAAGGCCATCGCTTTTTATCCGATAATCTACCTATAACTATACATAACAGCGAAGAATATTTTGCCAAATTACGTAAAGCACATGTAATTGTCGATCAGGATGAGCGCCGCTCTATCATCGAATCAACTTCTGCCGATCTGGCAAAGAAGCGCGAATTAACTGTCAAGCGCGACCCCGCTTTACTTGATGAAGTCACCGGATTGGTCGAATGGCCTGTACCGCTAATGGGTGGTTTTGAATCACGCTACCTTGCCCTGCCACAGGAAGTGCCAACGACTGTAATGCGCAGTCACCAAAAATATTTTGCCCTGACCGATGCCGCTGGCGAGCTAGCCTCGCAGTTTATTACTGTCTCTAATTTAGCCGCAAACGATGATGGCAAAGCGATTATTGCCGGAAACGAACGGGTGTTGCGCGCACGATTGGCCGATGGACAGTTTTTCTGGGATCAGGATTTAAAACGTCCTTTAGCAGAATGGTGCACAGGGCTGAACGATATGGTCTTTCATGCCAAGCTTGGAAGTGTGGCCGATAAAGCCGATCGCATTCGTAGTCTTGCCACTTTCTTAGCCGTGTTTGTCCCCCATGCCGGCTTACAGGACGTGGATCGCGCTGCCGCTTTATGTAAAGCCGATTTAACCACAGGCATGGTTGGTGAATTTCCCGAGCTTCAGGGACTTATGGGTAAATACTACGCCTTAGCACAAAACGAAAAGCCCGAAGTCGCTGCCGCTATTGAAGATCATTATGCACCGCAGGGTCCGTCTGATGATTGCCCAACGGCTCCCGTAAGCGTCACCATCGCATTGGCCGATAAAATGGATACGTTGGTAGGATTATTTGCCATAGGTGAAAAACCCACAGGGTCAAAAGATCCTTATGCATTGCGCCGTGCAGCTTTGGGTGTAATTCGCCTTATCCTCGAAAATCACCTGCGTATCCCTGTTGAAGTGATGATTGATAAAGCCGTGGCCAAATACCCGCGTGCGTTCTATAAACAAACGGCAAAAGAAGAATCTGCCGCATCCGGCAAACGCACCCGCGCCGGTAAATTACGTAGCGCTATAGCCGATGAGCTACTCGATTTCTTTTCTGGCCGCCTAAAAGTGATGCTGCGCGACCAAGGCATCGCCCACGACCGCATCGAAGCAGTGTTTAACGATGGTGATGAGGACGACATTTACCGCCTTGTTAACCGCGTTACTGCATTGGATAATTTCTTAAAAACCGATGATGGCGCCAATTTACTGGCCGCCTATAAGCGCGCCACCAATATTGTGCGGATAGAAGAAGAAAAATCTGATAACCGCTACGATGGACATGTAGATAAGCGCAATCTGGAACAAGATGAAGAAAAGTTGCTATATACGCAATTGGAGCGCGTTACTCCCATGGTAGAAAAGCTTTTGAAAAAGGAAGAATATGCCGCAGCCATGGCAGCTATTGCCGAACTGCGCGCCCCAGTAGATGCATTTTTTGAAAAAGTTACGGTGAATGCAGAAGACAAAACATTACGTGCAAATCGTTTGCGCCTTTTGGGCAGCATTCGCAGCTTGCTAGATGATATTGCAAACTTCTCGTTAATCGAAGGTTGA